In Populus alba chromosome 1, ASM523922v2, whole genome shotgun sequence, a single window of DNA contains:
- the LOC118053942 gene encoding uncharacterized protein has translation MASACMAMRNLLSLAQKRFFNTSVILPTASSSFTAEYPIKTCGLPLQPGLSVSNKLQIDENNLQNSQAVVEFLKSHHFKDAHIAKMVQKCPAVLRCKVEDNLEPKFDFFIKNGFEGQLLPQILMSDPRILVCRLDTRIKPCLELLKPFLGSNENIIAVLKRASWLLTYSLKSCVQPNIDFLIKEGLPLDKMAKLLTSYPRTILIKHDRMVSAANYLKNLGLEPKAPMFIHAFRVMVQLSEPTWKKKIEAWKSVGWSEGEILGTFKRFPFLLSCSEEKINCMMDFFVNTVKLGHQTITANPSIFKYSFDKRIFPRYNVLKVLESKKLIRVRKTATFLKISEEKFLENYITKYEGKVPGLLEIYGSIRKTKGL, from the coding sequence ATGGCCAGCGCCTGTATGGCCATGAGAAACCTGCTTTCTCTTGCACAAAAACGTTTCTTCAACACATCTGTTATACTTCCCACTGCTTCATCATCATTTACTGCTGAATATCCCATCAAGACATGCGGGCTTCCTTTACAACCAGGCCTTTCAGTTTCCAACAAGCTCCAAATCGATGAAAATAACCTCCAAAACTCGCAAGCTGTAGTAGAATTCCTTAAATCTCACCATTTTAAGGATGCCCACATCGCCAAAATGGTCCAAAAGTGTCCTGCTGTCCTCCGTTGCAAAGTTGAGGACAATCTGGAGCCCAAATTTGACTTCTTCATTAAAAATGGATTTGAGGGTCAACTTCTGCCCCAAATTCTGATGTCGGATCCGAGAATTTTGGTATGCAGATTAGATACTCGCATTAAGCCATGTTTAGAACTTTTGAAACCATTTCTAGGCAGTAATGAGAATATCATAGCTGTTCTTAAGCGTGCTTCGTGGTTATTGACATATAGTTTAAAGTCATGTGTGCAACCAAATATTGATTTCCTGATTAAAGAGGGGCTGCCTCTTGATAAGATGGCAAAACTGTTAACGTCGTACCCAAGAACCATACTAATTAAGCATGATAGGATGGTTTCTGCAGCAAATTATCTGAAGAACTTGGGGCTTGAACCAAAGGCTCCTATGTTCATCCACGCTTTTAGGGTGATGGTACAATTGAGCGAACCaacttggaagaagaaaattgagGCTTGGAAGAGCGTTGGCTGGAGCGAGGGGGAGATTTTGGGGACTTTTAAGCGATTCCCGTTTCTTTTATCATGTTCAGAGGAGAAAATCAACTGCATGATGGACTTCTTTGTGAATACAGTGAAGCTGGGACACCAAACTATTACTGCAAATCCCTCAATTTTCAAGTATTCGTTTGATAAGAGGATTTTTCCGAGGTATAATGTTTTGAAGGTTTTGGAGTCAAAGAAGCTAATTAGAGTCAGGAAGACTGCAACTTTCTTAAAAATAAGCGAGGAGAAGTTCTTGGAGAATTATATTACCAAGTACGAGGGCAAAGTTCCTGGTTTATTGGAGATATATGGGAGCATTAGAAAAACGAAGGGGCTATAA
- the LOC118053941 gene encoding transcription termination factor MTERF8, chloroplastic-like, which produces MAMKLFLIRKRFLATQSTSSSLSPSSSSSSSSSFTVDFLVNSCGLPLKSALLASRKLKLDKKNLRNPPFVLQFLKSHNFDETHISKLIEKRPEVLQSRVEGNLTPKFDFLVANGFVGKLLHDLIIHHTEIFKRALDSRIKPAFSLLKSILHSNENVVVALKRSSRLLSADLNVNAQPNIDFLRKEGVPADMVAKLIILNPGTILSKRDRMVYAMNAIKNLGLEPNNTMFVRALIVRLQMTETTWNKKIEVMKSLQWSEEEILGAFKRYPQILAMSEEKIRSAMDFYINTMELQRQIIIACPIFLGYSIDKRIRPRYNVIKVLESKELIKGDMKISTMLNTSEKTFLINYVSRYVEEVPGLLELYKGTAMRAENEA; this is translated from the coding sequence ATGGCCATGAAGCTTTTTCTTATTCGAAAACGTTTTCTAGCAACGCAATCTACTAGTAGCTCACTATCCCCATCGTCTTCGTCTTCGTCTTCGTCTTCATTTACGGTGGATTTTCTCGTCAACTCATGTGGGCTTCCTTTAAAATCTGCGCTTTTAGCTTCCCGGAAGCTGAAGCTGGACAAAAAAAATCTTCGAAATCCTCCTTTTGTGctacagttcttgaaatctcaCAACTTTGACGAAACCCACATCTCCAAGTTGATCGAGAAGCGGCCTGAAGTCCTCCAGTCCAGAGTAGAAGGCAATCTCACTCCCAAATTCGATTTTCTCGTCGCAAATGGCTTCGTGGGTAAGCTCCTTCACGACCTTATCATACACCATACTGAGATATTCAAAAGGGCCTTAGATTCTCGTATTAAACCAGCGTTTTCCCTTCTGAAGTCGATTCTACACAGCAATGAGAACGTTGTTGTGGCTCTTAAGCGTTCTTCGAGGTTGTTGTCGGCTGATTTGAACGTTAATGCGCAACCTAACATTGATTTTTTGAGAAAAGAGGGAGTTCCTGCTGATATGGTAGCAAAATTGATTATCTTGAATCCAGGAACTATACTGAGCAAGCGTGACAGGATGGTTTATGCGATGAATGCTATTAAGAATTTGGGTCTTGAGCCAAACAACACAATGTTTGTTCGTGCTCTTATCGTGAGATTACAAATGACTGAAACAACTTGgaataagaaaattgaagtgATGAAGAGTTTGCAGTGGAGTGAAGAGGAGATTCTGGGGGCTTTTAAGAGGTACCCACAAATATTAGCAATGTCGGAGGAGAAAATCAGGAGTGCCATGGATTTCTATATCAATACTATGGAGTTGCAAAGACAAATTATAATTGCTTGTCCTATTTTTCTTGGATATTCAATTGATAAAAGGATTCGTCCAAGGTATAATGTTATAAAGGTTTTGGAATCGAAGGAGCTGATTAAAGGAGACATGAAAATTTCTACTATGTTAAATACGAGCGAGAAGACATTCTTGATAAATTATGTCAGCAGGTATGTGGAGGAGGTCCCTGGTTTATTGGAGCTGTACAAGGGAACTGCCATGAGAGCAGAGAACGAAGCTTGA